Below is a window of Trichosurus vulpecula isolate mTriVul1 chromosome 4, mTriVul1.pri, whole genome shotgun sequence DNA.
AACCGAGAATCAGGCAGTTTGTTTTCTAAGCAAGTCCATTTTTTTGCTACGCTCTTTCTCCCTCTATTCTTCTCTAAATGGTTTCCAGGGCTTCAAGCTGTTAAGGCATGAATGTTACTCACCAGAGAGGTTTGATTTTAAGAGGGCCCTAGGAGTGGGCAATGTTTTATCTCAAAAAATGAATAGCTACTTACCGGAAGAATTTTTGGGGTCAGTGGGAGAACTATCTTTGAGGTTGGTACAGGGAACAGAGGCTTTTGGGAACCATAAGGGAACCCTACTGTTCTGGTGTAACTCCAGCTTTCAGATAACAAGAAAAAATAGGGTTCTGGACTTGGACTCTGGACATGTGGGTTGAAtggtccctctcctcttccaagcttcagtttcaagccattctgtaaaatgggctaatgATATTTGTACTGCTGAGCTCACAGGAATGTTGAGGTAGTGGGGAAAATGCTATATAGATCTTAAAGGAATTATAgatatgtttgtttttaatattctaCCTGAGTCAGGCCAGGAAATAGCAGGGTCAGTCAGATTGGTCTGTGTAGCCATcagaaggtggtggtggtgagtgtGGAAATTTCTGTAACAGAGTATAAAGGAAGACCTTAGACGGACTCCAGGTATGAGTTCAAGAGACAGAATGGCGCAAGGAGACAGGCATTGGCAAATTGCAGCTGTGGCCCCAAATCAAGACAGTCTTCACCCAGGGGCAAGCACTGGattatagggtcatagatctgGAACTGGAGGGTACCTTCCaggtgtcttcattttacagatgagaaagactaggggaaatgacttccccaaggccacacaatTATTAAATGGTGGAGCTGGGATTCTATCCTAGGTCCTCAGACTACAGATCTAGTTTTTTCCTTTCTACTGCATTGGTGCTGACTCCTACTGACCAAGGCATGGGTCACGGCCAAACATGTGCTTGGTCCCATCGTAGTTCTCTCTCCAGCATCAAGCCCTCTTCATGTGCTGCATTTTCTTTGAAGAGAGAAGTGATACGCTTTTCAGTGGAGAAGCCTGTCTaggtcctctttttcttctccagaggtGGGGCAAAGCccagaagggagggatggggaggagaaggaaggctgGTTGAGCTTGTGGTTTTCCTTTATAGTCATCATGTTCCGCCCAAATGTCTAaatcactactttttttttttttcagagctctacTGTGAGTCTAGCCTGGGAGGAACGGAGGAGGAGAAGCTGTATAGGTGATGCAGGTAAGAAGTCAGTTATGGTTTTGGGGGCTTTCTCTGGGCTTTAGTCAATTTCCCCGGGGATCTCGTTTTTACCTCTTGCTTTCTACTGAATCGTTTCCCGGTATGTGGACCAGAGATTAGAGTTGGCTTCATGTAAAGGTTGAATTGGTGGCACTGAGAAGGTCAtatcaaaaaaattatttctccttttttggacGGATGCCCCAAATGCCACAATTAGACACTTTCTGCTTTGTCTTAGGAGTCTGTCTTCTACCCAAAAGAAAATTTTCTACTGGATCCAGGAAGTGTCTGTTGAggctctctaagcctcagttttttcatctgtaaaatggagataatgattgTTGCTCTTTCTACCTTTCAGGATTGTgaggaaaagtgttttgtaatcctTGGAATATAGTATTAATAAGATTTACTTATTATGattatgtaaataaatgaatgaatgaaatcctTATGTAATTTGCAACTGGTTGAAATAAATTTATCATAGATTCACAGAATGTTAAAGATCACTTAGAAAATTAAAGTTATAGAAGCTGGTCAGTGTCAAAGCCAAGAACAGAAACTGTCTTTTAaatctagttctaacattctaccTCCCTACATGGCTACTTTTTGACAAAACTCGATTTCGAGGGGCAGGTCAGAAGCAGTGTCCTATCCCCCTAAATGCACACATTTCCGTTAATAGATAATAGCTTATCATTTCTCAAACAGGGAAAAAGTTTAAAAGGCACCCCCGCATTGAAGTATAAATGATGAATAGTAGTTTCTTCCATGACAATAAGACTTGATAGAGATAAGAGATAGTGGTGATCTCCTGGCAACTGAAGGGGGCAGAAATCACAGAGGACAAAAGAAtataggaaagggaaggagaccaGGGTCACCTTTGGCCACTGAACAATTTTTTCTAGGGCTGGTTTTGTTCTGGTCTCTTCGGACATTTCTTAACTTCCtaattccattcattttttttgggAATAGAAGTGCAGGTGAGAGAGGGGCTAAAAGCAGGGCTGAAATGGGTTGGGGGGGGCAGTGTAATTCAAGAGCTGTGGTTTGAAGAGCTCTGTTGGATTAAGGCTTTCTTCTTGCATTCAGTTCTACCCCATTCTGAAGATGAGGCACTCAGTTAATAAAGTATAAAAGATGCTGACCACAAGATGCACCAGTTCTTTGTAGGAAGCCTCTCATCAGCCTCTCTGATGCCAGTCCAAAAAAAGAGCAACACACACATACTTGTACACacccattatttttaaaattaagttaaaaattgAAATCagtgtttattttctttctactactaaaaagagtaaaaacaaaactcttgtagcaaatatttatagtcaaacaaaataaattcttatgTTGGCTATGTCCAAATATGTGTGTCACATattaaatccatcacctctctgtgagAAGATGGGTCATgttcttcatcattggtcctctacaggcacagttggtcattgtattaatcagagttcctaagGCTTTTCAAATTGCTTGTTCTTTACAATGTACTCACAACCATTAGTAATAGGAATTCATTGAACTCAAGGAATTTGATTATATTATCTTTCTGATGTTTTCAGCAGGACATGGCTACAAGATTCACTGCAAGTGATGACTATTGGGGTTCTGAATTTGACAATTATACTGATGTCGTATCAACAGATGCTGTTCCTTGCAAATACTGGAGACTGGACAAGTATTTTGTAATGGTTATTTACAATCTTGTGTTTTTTCTGAGTTTGCTGGGAAATTCACTGGTGATGCTGGTCATCCTCTACAACCGGCTCCGCCGTTCAGTCACAGATATCTACCTGCTCAACCTGGCCATAGCCGACCTGCTCTTTGCCCTTTCACTACCTCTTTGGGGTGCCTCCAAGGTGAAAGGCTGGATCTATGGCACATCTCTTTGCAAGTTTGTCTCTCTTCTCAAGGAGGTCAACTTCTACAGTGGCATTCTGCTGCTGGCCTGCATCAGCGTAGACCGCTACCTAGCCATTGTCCATGCCACTCGTGCTTTGACTCAAAAGCGCCACTGGGTAAAGTTCGTCTGCATGGGCATCTGGGGCCTGTCTTTGCTCCTGTCCATGCCCATTATTTCCTCCCGTGAGGCAATCAAGTCAGAGTATTATGGCTTTGTCTGTTATGAGAACTTTGGCAACAGTACTGAAACATGGCGGCTGATACTGAGAATCCTTCCCCAGTCCTTTGGCTTTGTCCTGCCCCTACTGGTCATGCTCTTCTGCTATGGCTTCACTCTGCGCACCCTCTTTGAGGCGCACATGGGGCAGAAACATCGGGCGATGCGGGTCATCTTTGCTGTAGTCCTTGTCTTCTTACTCTGCTGGCTGCCTTACAATCTGGTTCTGATCACTGACACCCTCCTGAGGACCCAGATAATTCAGGATAGTTGTCCACGAAGGGAAGCGATTGAACAAGCCATGGATGTCACTGAAGGGCTGGGCTTCCTCCATAGCTGCCTCAACCCCATTATCTATGTCTTCATTGGACAGAAGTTTCGCCACAGCTTCCTTAAAATCCTGGCTGACCATGGTGTGATCAGTAAGGATTACTTGGCACGCCACCATATTTCATTCTCCTCCTTTGCCTCTTCTTCTGTTTCTACTGCTGTCTGAGTATCATCAGTTCAGAATTTCTCAGCAGCTTCAATAAGAAGTCATTGCATTGACCGGGATTGGAAAATGAGACTTAGAATATGGGGATGAAAGCTTATTGAGTGTTTTTCCCATCCTTGGAATATactccttttttttatctctgctTCTCAGTATTCTTGTCTTCCTTTAAGGCTAAGCTCAGGTGCCACTTTCTTTGTGAAGCTCTTCCCAATGCCCCCAGGTTTCATcagcctctccctccccaaattacctttgttttatatttctctttgtatatgttgtatcccctcaatagaatgtaagcttcctgagtgCAAGAATTTTGGTTTGATCTTCGTATGTATATTCAGAATATAGCATAGTTCTCTGAACgtagtaaaggcttaataaatgtttgttgaacgaGTGAATAAGAGGTAGGAACTGAAGCCTGAGAAAGCATTGAGAGACCCTGAGGATGGGGTCCTGGGACATTGAGAAGAAGACAATAATATCTCAACATACTACCTACAGTTTTTGCCTCGTTTTCCCTCTAAGTAGTATCTCCACATCCCTGATCCGGAATGAGCTTCTGTTTGTAAAGATTCTCTGACTGGTTTTCAAAGACCTTGCTATGCCTAGAACATGAcaatccatctcctgactctgggcgcTTCCACTGGCTGACTCCTatgtctagaatgctctctttcctcatcttagTCTagtggcttctctggcttctgccaagtcctagctaaaatcccacattctgcaAGGAGCCATTCTCTGTCCTCCTTAACTCCTAACtcctgccttccctttgagattgcTCCCAATTTATACAGTATATATCagatttgtacatagttgttaaCATGTGGTTTCCCCTAATAGACTGTGAATTCTTTGATAGCaggaatttttttgtctttatttgtattccctgtgcttagtatagtgcctggcacatagtaggcacttaataaatgttaactaattGACTGACTGGTATCAACAACCCTGTCCTGGGTGGTTATTCTGCTTATGAGGCCTGTAATCTAACTTCCCCAGATGAATATCTCAGGAAATTGGTATAAAAGGCATGTCACGATCCAGCCATACCAGATCTGAAAGGCAGCATGATGAAGTGTATGAAATGccggacttggaatcaagaaaacctccattcaaattcagcctcagacatttactagctctgtgattcagGACTGGTCactgacttctctgggcctcagtttcctcatctgtaaaataagggagtagaatatgatggcctctaaggtcccttctaagtcTATGACCCTAAGCTGAACTCTTTGGCCTTGTCCTCAAGGGTCTTTGCTTACTTTGGTTCTTCTGTAGTGGCTATCAGGGATACTGAGGTTAGGGCTTACTCTAATGTCTAAATTCAAGGTGGTCTAAGGATGTTACTTGGAGAAACGTTTTTCTTTGGAAGTCATGCATGACCAAGGAGCTAGATTTGTTGAAGGATTTCCTTTGGAAGATTGTCCATTAGATAAGAATGAGTCAGTTTCTTGGTCTTATCATGCTCATGGTTGCTGCTATCACCCTGGCTGTCAACATCATGGGACAAAACTGTTGACAAAGTGCCCTAGTTCTGGACATTGAATGGAACAAGATAAATAACTCTGGTCCCTGTCTCCTCGATGCCTCCCATCTAAGTACAGAATCCATGAACAAACCCATCCAACCCAGAGATGTAGCAGAGGCAGTGTTCATTtccattgaaaaaagaaataaagatccaTGTTTGTACGAATGCAAGTGGTTTCAGTGTGACAAGAAAGTGGAAAGTCCTGGCCTGTGGCCCATTGGAGGACCTGAGCTAGGGAAGGTGGGGAGTTTTCACTTTCAGTAGGCACTATTCCATCTCACAATTTACCCACAGTTACAGCACCCAAAGACAGGAGCTGTATGTGCCTCATAGCTCATTTCAGTTGTTTGAATACCAAAAGACTCCAAAGCAAAGCGAGTTATAAAGGGAGGGGGAGATTCCCTTTTGCCTATGTGGATCCTAGAAAGAATTAACCACATCATGGTCAAAGTCTTGGAGAGGTCAAGGTCGGGGCTTCCCTTTGCCACTGATAAAGAAACTCACTAGAGACTTCTTGGGACAATTATAACCTTGTAATTAGAAATATCCTATACTTCCCAGCCTAAATGAATATCTTAGGAAGTTAGCATCAAAGGCAGAGAcggaacactgggcctggagtcggaaagacctgagttcaaagttcagacacttactaggtatgtgaccctggacaaatcactcaccctctttgcctcagtttcctcatctgtaaaatgagctggaggaggaaatggcaaaccaattcagtagctttaccaagaaagccccagatggggtcatgaagaatcagacacagctgaaatgactgaacaacaacaatatattttatatttagctTCTCGTGTTTTCTGTATGTAAAATGTTCCATGTCACCTCCCTTCTAATAAACTAAATATTGCTTCTCTGATCAAATACAGaattctctgtttgacattcaaagtctttcataaacTACCCCTATTCCTATCTTTCTAggctttttataccttactctctgCAAAGCAttctatccagtgacactagcctttTTGAAAGATacttcatctcttggctctgaggcactttctctgcctgtcctccatgcctgaaatgttctacTTACTCatatctgcctcctggcttccctgaattccttcaagtcccaactaaaattccatcttctacaggaagcctttcccaacccctcttaattttctaaaaaacatttccataatagtcatgtgaaataaaacagacaaaaaaagaaaattaagaaacacaaagttaaaaaaatatgtttcaatctgtattcagacaccatcagctctttctcggggatgtagcattttttatcataagtccttcagagttgtcttggatcattgtattgctgagaatggcgaagtcattcacagctgatcgtcttacaatattgctgttactttgtacaccatacgtttcactttgcatcagttcatgtaagtctttgcaggtttttctgagagcatcctgctcatcatttcttaaagtgcaatagcattccatcacaatcacataccactatttgttcagttgttccccaattgatgggaatcacctcaattcctaattctttgcccccagaaaagagctgctataaatatttttgtacatataggtccttttcctttttgttttttaattgcttttgggatatacacctagtagtggtattgctaggtcaaagggtatgcacgtttttatagttccaaattactctacagaATGCCAACCCCTCGTAATTTGGGTGCCTTCCCTCTCCAAATGAGATTGTACATATTGGTGTATTGTCTCCCCtactaaattgtaagctccttgtgggtaaGGACTATCTTtcacttctttttgtatcctcagcccttagcacagtgtctgacacatagtaagcatttaataaatgtttattgattgattgcttaaAACATGGAGCAAGGCTGACAAATATTCATGCAATGGATCAGTAACCATTGCTATGGCAATGAGAGACTCGCCTGGGTTCTTGGAAAAAGTTGCAAAGTAGATtggatgtcatttttttcctccaattccCTCATATATTGAAGGTAAGGAGGTTTGCTTTAAAATGGAGGTAAACAATTTGTCACACATATACACCTGTGGTGACTTTTGGTAGCCCTAGAGAGGCTGCCAGGTTGGCTCAATACTTAGCAAAATCTTGATGTAGGTACCTCTTGGTACccacccttctcctcctttttttgatcttcatttctttctttctttgttttaaagtaagttttattgataacttaaatttttatttccccAGTTATTTCAAGATATCCTTCTTATCTAATAAAcactcctttgtaacaaagaagaacTTTGTTACAGTTGCAGGTGCAGGTCAGGCGCTGCACCTGACCTCTATCAGGCCCATAACTCCTTGCTAAGAGGTCAGTTGGTAATCAAGATGgcagtgagctggaaaaggctaAAGGTTAGATTTTTTCAGaggtatttacattttaataggaaagTCAAATGAATAAAGTTGGCAGATTCCTTTCACCCAGAGACTCCCCCAAGAAAGAGCATCTTCCCATGCCCCTTTGGAAGGGCTTCCTACTCCTGATTTAGAGGGTGATAGTCTAATAAAAATGGcgttatcttttaattttttttttggagaggcaactgggttaagtgacttgcctagggtcacacagctagtaagtgtcaagtgtctgaggctggatttgaactcacattctctaaactccagggccagtgctctgtttaATATTTACCTTTGCTTTCTTTCCAATAAACATGAGAAtgctcaagaaaaaaataaaaatggcattAAATGACTCTCTCCATGGGATGAATTCTTAGGGGTTTGGATTTGTTTGATAGCATCACTGGCTGTCAGTGAGACCACTCTACTGGTATTTATCCATTGCCTTTAGTATATGTGCCTTATTTTGCCTCTGAAGTCCctgttcttcctgcctccagtcctTGGGATAAGAAAGAAGGGCAGACAGTGAATTTTCCAACCAGCCTCTCACCGGTAGTGAGCAACTCCTTTCTCAGAGAGCATCCAGGGGTTTTGATGATGAAGGCATCGAGCCTACAACCCCAACTCAGTAATAACTTAATTCTAAATTTCAGCTTCTGAATTATTAGAGATAATTAGAAATGGTCCAAATTAGAATCTTGAATAGTGCCATTTAAGAAGGAGGGGTTTAATAGTGACAGTCAGCGAAGCTGTTGCAACTAGGGATGTTGAAACCAGAAGAAAGCTAGCTGCAGGCAAAGGGGAGATTTGAAGCATAACCGGGGGTGGGTTTCTACCTTAACTATTGCTTTGTGGCTGTCTTCTGGCACAAGGGAGTCCCTCCTGGGAGGATGTAGGGTTCTCCTATTGATTCTTGCTTTCTATGACTGGGATCATAGTGCCATATTCTCCCAGTGAAAGTGCAGCCGTCAATGGTTTAGTCCTTGTCTGGGGACCCAGTTTATGTCTAAAGGAAGGCCCGTGGGCCAGCCAGAGatgtgagggtggggagagaaagaaccCCTTTATGAGCTTGCATGCTGAGAATAATATGTACAACAATGGGGATCAGTTCAATGCAAAGTTTTATTGCAAGGaataaggaggaggggaaagtggagggagaaaaagggagctAAACATATACATTAACACTGAGTATAACTCACATAAGGGTGGTGCTACATTGGGGAGCACCGAAATGTGGGAGTCCATCCAGCATGAAGGGGCTGCTCCAAGGTGCCCTTCTGAGACTGTGGTTCTTATATCTGATTTTGTCTGCCCCCCCTGAAGCTGGCCAATTCGCGTATCAGGGGTCAGGGTAAAATGTAATTTTTGAAGTTTGTTATCAGAGAGAAGAACAAGCCGGTGGTAGACAAGATATTATTTGGGAGACACAGCTGCACTAACTTTAAAAAACATTGTCAGTATTTTTCTGTGAGCATGTTCTATAAGTTTACAGCCTTCCTTAAGGGGATACCATCATGACAACCTCAAGACCACCTTAAGACCATCAGGCCTAATCTTATAGCAATCATTTCCATGCATAAGATTGTATAAGCTACAGCCCCCCTTAAAGGGAAACTTGTTATTATGGTCTCAAGACCACTAGGCCAATCTTATGAGAACTATTGACCAGCAACTAATAACCACTCTTTCCCTTCCCTAGATATCCCCCTCTGTAAGCCACCTGAATGGGAATATAAGTGACAGTAATGAATTTCACTCCATAGTTATCCCCTTCTCCCATCTctttatttttgactttttgtgTCCATGACACACAGAAAAAGTTAATACTATTCCATTCTAGCCCCGTGTTCAGAGtcatactgactatgtgactataggcaagtcaataaatttctctgtgcctcagtttactcatctataaaatgaaacagtGGCTTCTGAGATctattccagctttaaatctatggtcttataaCTAAGATTCTGGAGCTACCGTGGATAAAAACGGGCTCTCACTAACCCTAATTCTAATTCCACAGAGGGCTACCATTTGTACATAAGATAGCCACGTACAAATAGAGGGGTTTGGAGTGTCATTGCTCTTTTGTTCATCTTAGTTGAACCAATTCAACAACTTCTTtggatttaaaaataaaggcCTGGCTTCAGCCAGAAATTGCGTGTATTTGTGTGCTTTGGTGGCTGACTGACCTTGTATCCCAGCCAGTATCAAAGATAGAAGGTGGGGGTACCAAGAGGAGGAGGTATGAGGGTGGAGCCGGAAGAGCAAAGGAACTTTTGAAGAAATCCAGTCACTTCCCATGAAATATGATGCCTTTCCTGTTGCCTAATGAAGATTTCGGAAGCCACATCCTTACCTCTGTGGTGGCCATTACTGTAAACAACCAGGGATGCCTTCCTCAAAAGGAAGGCTTCCCTTCAACTTGTAGAAAAAAGATTGCGAGGAAGAGCAGGTTAACAGGGGCGGAGGGCCCCAGAAACGCATTCCCTGTGCTAAGAGTGCTCCTTATTTACCAACCAACTAATTAATCAGTTGAAAAACAtttatacttactatgtgccaggcactatgccttgggaatacaaaagaaggtaaaaacaatccttgccctcaaagaatttacattttaaagggGGTGACAATATGCAAATGACTATATAAGATTAAACAGTGCAACTATGAAGTAATTTCAGAAGAAAGGTATCACTAGTTAAGGGATATGAAGGGGAGATGTGGTGGGTGGGTGGTGTTGGagcagaaaattttttttattagcttatttatttttagttttcaacattcacttccataaattttaaattttctccccctccttccccccttcttccccaagatggcctgcaaccTCATATAGGCTCTACcaatacattcctattaaacatattttcacattagtcgtgttgtatagaagaattataacgaatgggagaaactgtgagaaagagaagaaaaaaaaaaagaaagaaaatagtctgcttcgctctgcattcagactccatagttctttctctggatgtggatggcatttttcatcatgagtcctttggaattgttttaggtccttgtactgctgagaagggctaagtctagcaaaatcagtcattgcatactgtggctgttactacgtacaaagttctcctggttctgctcatttcagttaacatcagttcatacaagtcttcccaggtttttctgaaggccatctgctcatcatttcttatagcacagtaatattctattacattcatataccacaacttgttcagccgttccccaattgatgggcctcccttcaatttccagtttttgggcaccacaaaaagagctgctataaatatttttgtacatgtgagtcctttccccatttttatgatttctttgggatacagccctagaagtggtattacacatttttatagccctttgggcatagttctaaatcaTTCcccagaagggttggatcagctcacagctctatcaacaatgcattagtgttccagctttccaacatttatctttttcttctccaacatttatcattttcaggaGGAAatcttcttgcagaagatgggctTTAACctgggttttgaaggaagccagagaaattaggaagctgaggtgaggagggagaccatCCCGGACACTGCGTCATCTAGTGAGAAGGCATGGGGGAGTGTGGTATGTTAGAAACAATGAGAAAGCCAGGAaagaatggtattgctggatgagAGAGAGTACAAGAAAAGTGTAAGACAACTGGACCTTTTGGTCCTTCGCAACCTGGCTGCTTCTTGCCCTTCCAGTCGTCTTACCCTGGCCATGCTCTATTGCATTGGAGTTCcaagataggtggtgcagtggttagaacactgggcctggagtcatttttcagttacatctgactctttgtggccccatttggggttttcttggcacagatgctggagcggtttgctatttccttctccagctcattttacagatgaggaaactgaggcaaacagagttaagtgacttgcctagggtcacacagctggtaagtttctgaggtcagatttgaactcaggaagatgagtcttcctgattccaggcctggcgctttatccactgtgctacctagatgccccAGAGTCAGGGAATCTGGTCtgagacccttactagctatatgtccctgagtaagtcacttaatctctgtctcattttcctcaactattaaATGGAGGTAGCACCCGtgtcccagggttgctgtgaggctcaaatgagatgatatttggaaagcacttagtcTAGTGCCTGGTGCCTAGTAGATACCTGAGTATTGTTCCCTTCCCATCCCACTCTTTATCTCCCCTTGAGATCATAAGAAGATcatttgaagaaattgagagtgtttagcctgaagaagagaagcttTAGgcatggggaatctgtggcctcgaggctacctgtggccctctgactgaatccaaacttcccagaacaaatccccttaataaaggaatttgttctgtaaaatttggactcagtcaaaaggccacacccaaggacctagaaggccacatgtggcctcgaggccccagcCCTGTGGGGAGGACTAGGGCCAGTGTGAGTAAAAGCTGCTGAAAGACAAATAACTGATGTAATGAAAGGAAAGGCTTCTTCACAATTAGAAATGCACAAAAGTGGAGTTGGTCATATTGGGAAACGGTCACTCTCTCTTCAATGGAAATCTCCAAGTAAAGGCTAGTTGACTACTGGTCAGTTAGGTCGAAGAGGTAATTATTTTGTTTAGGTAATAAAGACAGTAGCTGAAGTATGGCTctcctgtgactcagtttctaaATCAAAAAGAATGCCTTTTAAATGTTGCATATTAACAAAGATCTGAAACATAAAACAGCAATCCAACATACCTATTATATTAGGGTGTCCCAAACTTTTAAGCTTTAATGGctaaagacttttgggataccttgtaTTATCCTAGGATACATGTGGGACAGTGGAATAGATATTTTATGGTCATTTTCTTAGAAAGGTACAGATCTTTTGGCCAACTAGTAACTAATCTTTAGTCCCTTCTGGGTTTAGGGTTAGTCTGTCAAACATCATCTTCTTCCCTAAGAAGCTTGTAGTAGAAGAAAGTTCTTTTTATTGGACAGCTGGCACTGACTTGGGTACCTGGGAACTCACAACCTGGGGTTGGAAACACCCAGTTATTCCTCAGAATTGATGTTCCATGTCCTGTGTTCAGGGGAGAAATACAAAGTAGAAGCAGCCAGGGACTTGAGGTCAGTCTCAGGCTTACCTAGGCAAGCACAAGCTCTTGTTGTGGTGTATTTATAACTTCTATTGCTGctggtggagggagaggagagaaattccCTTTGTTCTTTATTGGAAACCCAATGGAGAGCTGCCAGAGTCCCAAAGTGGTATGctcaagagagagggagaagagtctTTCAATGCCTCTTATAATTTGCTGGGGAGGAGGTTTCTCCACAAGAGCCCATGTTCCAAGACATACAGTGTTTAACTCTGCTTGACACAGTAGGGAATCGGTATAAACAAGTCTAGCAAGAGGTTGATAAGCTT
It encodes the following:
- the LOC118848183 gene encoding C-X-C chemokine receptor type 1-like — protein: MQQDMATRFTASDDYWGSEFDNYTDVVSTDAVPCKYWRLDKYFVMVIYNLVFFLSLLGNSLVMLVILYNRLRRSVTDIYLLNLAIADLLFALSLPLWGASKVKGWIYGTSLCKFVSLLKEVNFYSGILLLACISVDRYLAIVHATRALTQKRHWVKFVCMGIWGLSLLLSMPIISSREAIKSEYYGFVCYENFGNSTETWRLILRILPQSFGFVLPLLVMLFCYGFTLRTLFEAHMGQKHRAMRVIFAVVLVFLLCWLPYNLVLITDTLLRTQIIQDSCPRREAIEQAMDVTEGLGFLHSCLNPIIYVFIGQKFRHSFLKILADHGVISKDYLARHHISFSSFASSSVSTAV